One Anaerolineae bacterium DNA segment encodes these proteins:
- a CDS encoding NTP transferase domain-containing protein, translating to MYALILAGGQGTRLWPRSRQDRPKQLLNIVSPSTMLQETFARLGPLMPPDHVYVVTNTVCETEVCRQLTEVPPENIIVEPSGKNTAPAVGLGTLYIRRRDPQAAVAVLSADHVIQRADEFILALRAAESLAQQGYLVTIGIKPSRPETGYGYIEVGVPIATYYGHPTYQVARFTEKPDPATAERFVADGRHLWNAGMFVWKVDRILNAIAKHLPDLHQALAEAEADLGTPDERSTLERVWRRIEPISVDVGVMERDDRVAVVPADLGWSDVGSWTSLAEVLSADEHGNIVVGAEHLGSETTGSLIYGGRRLIATIGMKDVIIVDTDDVLLVCPKSRSQEVKDLVERLKAENREEYL from the coding sequence ATGTACGCCCTGATACTGGCCGGAGGCCAGGGGACCCGCCTCTGGCCGCGCAGTCGTCAGGACCGGCCCAAGCAGCTGCTGAACATCGTTTCGCCCAGCACCATGCTGCAGGAGACCTTTGCCCGCCTGGGCCCCCTGATGCCGCCCGATCACGTCTATGTCGTCACCAACACGGTGTGCGAGACGGAGGTCTGCCGGCAGCTCACGGAGGTCCCCCCGGAGAACATCATCGTCGAGCCTTCGGGGAAGAACACCGCGCCGGCGGTCGGCCTGGGCACCCTCTACATTCGCCGTCGCGATCCACAAGCCGCCGTGGCTGTGCTGAGCGCCGACCACGTGATCCAGCGTGCGGATGAGTTCATATTGGCGCTGCGAGCGGCTGAGAGCCTGGCCCAGCAGGGCTACCTGGTAACCATCGGCATCAAGCCCTCCCGTCCCGAGACGGGCTACGGCTATATCGAGGTCGGGGTGCCGATAGCCACCTACTACGGGCATCCCACCTACCAGGTGGCCCGCTTCACCGAGAAGCCGGACCCGGCTACCGCTGAACGCTTTGTCGCCGACGGACGCCACCTGTGGAACGCAGGCATGTTCGTATGGAAGGTGGACCGCATTCTGAACGCCATCGCCAAGCACCTCCCCGACCTGCATCAGGCGCTAGCGGAAGCCGAGGCCGACCTGGGAACCCCCGACGAGCGCTCCACCCTGGAGCGGGTCTGGCGCCGCATAGAGCCCATCAGCGTGGACGTGGGCGTGATGGAGAGGGATGATCGCGTGGCTGTGGTGCCAGCGGACCTAGGGTGGAGCGATGTGGGAAGCTGGACCAGCCTGGCCGAGGTCCTCAGTGCCGACGAACATGGCAACATCGTGGTCGGCGCCGAGCACCTGGGCTCCGAAACTACGGGATCGCTCATCTACGGAGGACGACGTCTGATCGCCACCATCGGTATGAAGGATGTCATCATCGTAGACACGGACGATGTGCTGCTGGTGTGCCCCAAGAGCCGTTCCCAGGAGGTTAAGGACCTGGTAGAGCGGCTGAAAGCCGAGAATCGCGAGGAGTATCTCTAG